One Brachyhypopomus gauderio isolate BG-103 chromosome 15, BGAUD_0.2, whole genome shotgun sequence genomic region harbors:
- the LOC143476202 gene encoding E3 ubiquitin-protein ligase DTX4-like, translating to MDTTVLASTVVVVWEWLDEHQSWQPYSPAVSRHIEAVIGSDARGGSVVLGQADSRLAPYIIDLHSMHQFRQDTGTLRPVRQSFYDPSSAPGQGRLWEWENDAGSWTPYVMEVCIALQEAWDRQQSWLDLAPLGFCYLVDFQTMTQINQQTQRRRRIQQRSVMAYPVVSGALPKGAQSLGTGAGRTAGRMTSGVGSTGALLGVGASGSSSSGNGSAIYPSGSLSMSTLTPLGQPCTCQQCLLVFSVKANAMSYTLGRRPPQTKPSSPESSSRTLPALSKISSISNSYSQTLPHGLSFKRSRSQECKNANAFAHSLSMLTSNTATLSLSASHPPHSRLAPPPSQVSSQQPVSTSSRTSTSSPSVPTATLITVASSTSRSPLPAPSVAVPPERFTASAAPLPSRASLAGLSRPALQRIAMAQSRALIASGVPTVPVKNLSSSNPVHPALAGITGILMSAAGLPVCLTRPPKMVLQPPPVSKHDIKSIPGFGHCCRKTTRKQVRKSRTPDEVVKRYLKKVRNPPEEDCTICMEALAGPSGYKGPGISGVSRADWVGQLTKCSHQYHVQCLVAMYNNGNKDGSLQCPTCKTIYGVKTGNQPPGKMEYHTIPHSLPGYPDSKTIRIVYNIPPGIQGPEHPDPGKPFTARGFPRHCYLPDSEKGRVVLKLLLVAWDRRLIFSVGTSSTTGESDTVIWNEVHHKTEFGSNLTGHGFPDPGYLDHVLEELKAQGITEEDGQL from the exons AT GGACACGACGGTACTTGCCTcaactgtggtggtggtgtgggaatGGCTGGACGAGCACCAGAGTTGGCAGCCGTACAGCCCGGCTGTGTCTCGCCACATAGAGGCGGTGATAGGGAGCGATGCCCGGGGCGGCAGCGTCGTGCTGGGCCAAGCTGACAGCCGCCTCGCGCCCTACATCATAGATCTGCACTCCATGCACCAATTCAGACAAGACACAG GTACGTTAAGGCCGGTACGTCAGAGTTTCTATGACCCTTCTTCAGCACCAGGCCAGGGACGGCTGTGGGAGTGGGAGAATGATGCAGGATCTTGGACACCGTATGTGATGGAGGTCTGTATTGCCCTGCAAGAGGCATGGGACCGCCAGCAGTCCTGGCTGGACTTGGCACCACTTGGCTTCTGCTACCTTGTGGATTTCCAGACCATGACTCAGATCAACCAGCAAACACAGAGGCGTCGCCGTATCCAGCAACGCTCAGTCATGGCCTACCCAGTAGTCTCTGGGGCTCTGCCAAAAGGTGCCCAGAGTTTGGGTACTGGGGCTGGAAGGACAGCTGGTAGAATGACTTCAGGTGTTGGTTCAACTGGGGCACTTCTAGGGGTTGGTGCGTCTGGTTCTAGCTCAAGTGGAAATGGGAGTGCTATCTATCCTAGTGGAAGTCTTTCAATGTCCACCCTTACCCCTCTTGGACAGCCATGTACCTGCCAACagtgtttgcttgttttcagtGTAAAAGCGAATGCCATGTCATACACACTGGGACGCAGACCTCCCCAGACAAAGCCCTCCAGTCCTGAATCCAGTTCACGAACACTTCCGGCCTTGTCTAAGATTTCGTCCATATCTAACTCATATTCTCAAACGCTGCCTCATGGACTTTCTTTCAAGCGCTCCCGCTCTCAAGAATGCAAGAACGCTAATGCCTTCGCTCATTCATTGTCCATGCTCACCTCGAACACCGCCACGCTTTCGTTGTCCGCCAGTCACCCGCCCCATTCGCgtttagcccctcccccttcacagGTGTCGAGTCAGCAGCCTGTGTCCACGTCAAGCCGTACCTCAACATCATCTCCATCAGTGCCAACTGCAACGCTCATCACCGTGGCCAGCTCTACGTCACGTTCACCGTTGCCGGCCCCTTCGGTGGCCGTCCCGCCCGAGCGCTTCACAGCTAGCGCCGCTCCCCTGCCCTCTCGTGCCAGTCTCGCAGGGCTGAGCCGGCCGGCGCTGCAAAGAATCGCCATGGCACAGTCACGTGCACTCATCGCCTCTGG TGTACCAACAGTACCAGTGAAGAACCTCAGCAGTTCCAATCCTGTGCATCCAGCTCTAGCAG GGATCACTGGTATTCTGATGAGTGCAGCAGGCCTACCTGTGTGTTTGACACGCCCACCTAAGATGGTGCTGCAACCTCCTCCTGTCAGCAAACATGACATCAAATCCATCCCTGGTTTTGGGCACTGCTGTCGCAAAACAACCAGAAAACAAGTCCGCAAAA GCAGGACTCCAGACGAGGTAGTGAAGAGGTACTTGAAGAAAGTCAGGAATCCGCCTGAAGAG GACTGCACTATCTGTATGGAGGCTCTGGCTGGCCCCTCTGGGTATAAAGGTCCAGGTATCAGTGGTGTGTCACGTGCAGATTGGGTGGGTCAGTTAACAAAGTGCAGTCATCAATACCATGTGCAGTGCTTAGTGGCTATGTACAACAATGGCAATAAAGATGGTAGCCTGCAGTGCCCCACATGCAAGACCATTTATGGTGTGAAGACGGGTAACCAGCCACCTGGCAAGATGGAGTACCACACCATCCCCCACTCACTGCCCGGATATCCCGACAGCAAAACAATCCGCATCGTTTACAACATACCACCTGGGATCCAG GGCCCTGAGCATCCAGATCCAGGAAAACCGTTCACTGCAAGGGGATTTCCCCGCCACTGCTACCTTCCAGACAGCGAGAAAGGACGCGTG GTTTTGAAGCTTCTGCTAGTAGCTTGGGATAGGAGGCTGATCTTCTCTGTAGgaacctccagcaccacaggCGAGTCAGACACAGTTATTTGGAATGAGGTTCACCACAAGACCGAGTTTGGCTCCAACCTCACAGGTCATGGTTTCCCTGACCCTGGCTACCTCGACCATGTATTGGAGGAATTAAAGGCCCAGGGCATCACTGAGGAAGATGGACAACTGTGA